In Capsicum annuum cultivar UCD-10X-F1 chromosome 7, UCD10Xv1.1, whole genome shotgun sequence, one genomic interval encodes:
- the LOC107878738 gene encoding scarecrow-like protein 21 encodes MESHHLYGYGVTGANLSYAYSKTTTPSIPNRLLGTLKFDSGYSPNSPFVNYFDPGTPTTLSDSLEQHSSTENISGTSCSSNSSLDYSHYFRRPSPSPDFRQNSLLVCSGETSLLQYANHSHNVKHALLQLETALMGPEEATTSSPSAGEIQQPQTSGQSSGMWSQDGQVLRRIGSQPSPVPIFGISGNRIQSEKRHKAMEDFPVQGIPSGNLKQLLIACARALAENNLNDFEQLIAKARNAVSITGDPIERLGAYIVEGLVARKDGSGTNIYRALRCKEPAGRDLLSYMHILYEICPYLKFGYMAANGAIAEACRNEDRIHIIDFQIAQGTQWMTLLQALAARPSGAPYVRITGIDDPVSKYARGDGLTAVGKRLAAISAKFNIPIEFHAVPVFASEVTRDMLDVRPGEALAVNFPLALHHTPDESVDVTNPRDELLRMVKFFSPKVVTLVEQESNTNTAPFFPRFLEALDYYSAMFESIDVTLERDRKERINVEQHCLARDIVNVIACEGKERVERHELLGKWKLRLTMAGFHQYPLSSYVNSVIKSLLRCYSEHYTLVEKDGAMLLGWKERNLISASAWH; translated from the coding sequence ATGGAATCACACCATTTGTATGGATATGGTGTGACTGGTGCAAATTTGTCATACGCGTACTCTAAGACTACTACTCCTTCGATACCTAATAGGCTGTTGGGAACGTTGAAATTTGATTCGGGATATTCTCCGAATTCTCCATTTGTAAACTATTTTGATCCTGGTACTCCAACCACTTTAAGTGATAGCCTGGAGCAGCACAGCTCTACTGAAAATATTTCAGGAACTAGTTGTTCCAGTAATTCCTCGCTGGATTATAGTCATTATTTCCGTAGGCCTAGCCCCTCTCCAGATTTCCGCCAGAACAGTCTACTGGTTTGTTCCGGTGAAACTTCCTTACTCCAGTATGCAAATCATAGTCACAACGTGAAACATGCTTTGCTGCAATTGGAGACTGCTTTAATGGGTCCAGAAGAAGCTACAACATCCAGTCCCTCAGCAGGGGAAATTCAGCAGCCACAGACATCAGGTCAGAGTTCAGGGATGTGGAGCCAAGATGGCCAGGTTTTGCGTAGAATTGGTTCACAGCCATCACCTGTTCCCATCTTTGGCATATCAGGCAATAGAATTCAAAGTGAGAAGCGGCACAAAGCAATGGAGGATTTTCCCGTGCAGGGAATTCCTTCTGGCAACCTAAAGCAGCTGCTTATTGCGTGTGCCAGAGCTCTTGCTGAGAATAACTTAAATGATTTTGAGCAATTGATTGCCAAGGCAAGAAATGCTGTGTCCATTACTGGAGATCCAATCGAGCGTCTCGGTGCTTACATAGTAGAAGGGCTAGTAGCAAGAAAAGATGGTTCCGGAACCAATATTTACCGGGCTCTAAGATGTAAGGAACCAGCTGGCAGGGACTTGCTTTCCTACATGCATATCCTATATGAGATATGCCCTTATCTAAAGTTCGGTTACATGGCTGCAAATGGTGCAATAGCAGAAGCATGCAGAAATGAAGATCGCATCCACATTATAGACTTCCAAATTGCACAAGGGACTCAATGGATGACTCTTCTTCAAGCTCTTGCTGCCAGGCCTAGCGGTGCCCCTTATGTACGTATTACAGGTATTGACGATCCAGTTTCAAAATATGCCCGGGGAGATGGATTGACAGCAGTGGGGAAACGTCTTGCAGCAATTTCTGCGAAATTCAACATTCCGATTGAGTTTCATGCGGTGCCAGTTTTCGCTTCTGAAGTTACCAGGGATATGCTTGATGTGAGGCCTGGTGAGGCTCTGGCAGTAAACTTCCCTTTGGCACTTCACCACACACCGGATGAGAGCGTTGACGTGACTAACCCAAGGGATGAACTTCTCAGGATGGTGAAATTTTTTTCTCCCAAGGTTGTTACTTTGGTGGAACAAGAATCAAACACAAACACAGCTCCCTTTTTCCCTCGATTTCTAGAAGCTCTAGACTACTATTCTGCAATGTTCGAGTCCATAGATGTGACGTTAGAAAGGGACAGAAAGGAGAGGATCAATGTGGAGCAGCATTGCTTGGCAAGGGATATAGTTAACGTCATAGCATGCGAGGGCAAGGAAAGAGTGGAACGCCATGAACTATTAGGCAAATGGAAGCTGAGGTTAACAATGGCAGGGTTCCATCAGTATCCTCTGAGCTCTTACGTGAATTCGGTGATAAAGAGCCTATTGAGGTGTTACTCAGAGCATTATACACTGGTGGAGAAAGATGGTGCTATGTTGTTGGGATGGAAGGAGAGGAACCTAATCTCAGCATCTGCTTGGCACTGA